Proteins found in one Brevibacillus brevis genomic segment:
- a CDS encoding carbohydrate ABC transporter permease, which translates to MTVQPKKLKGRAFLTPYLFILPWILGFLAFTLGPMLFSLVMSFFDWPVVGEVTFVGVDNYVNMFTDDPLFWQSLWVTIKFALLFVPLNLFIALFLAMMLNQKVKGSGFFRTVFYLPSVISGVALAMIWAWVYDGEYGIFNYLLSLVGITGPDWLNDTSWALVAMVIASLWGQGSMVLIFLAGLKSIPESLYEAASIDGAGAVQKFFRITLPMVSPTILFNLIMTIISAFQQLSLALLLTGGGPLQSTYFYAMYAYDNAFKYFKMGYASANSWFMFVIILVLTFLVFKTSGKWVYYEGDNRRGGEEA; encoded by the coding sequence ATGACCGTTCAACCGAAAAAACTCAAGGGAAGGGCGTTTCTTACGCCCTATCTTTTTATCTTGCCTTGGATTCTCGGCTTTCTCGCTTTTACACTGGGACCGATGCTGTTTTCACTCGTCATGAGCTTTTTTGATTGGCCTGTCGTTGGTGAGGTTACGTTTGTCGGCGTGGACAACTACGTCAATATGTTTACGGATGATCCATTGTTTTGGCAATCGCTCTGGGTCACGATTAAATTTGCGCTGTTGTTTGTCCCGTTGAATTTGTTCATCGCGTTGTTTTTGGCCATGATGCTGAATCAGAAGGTAAAAGGCAGCGGCTTTTTCCGCACAGTGTTTTACTTGCCGAGCGTGATTTCCGGTGTGGCGCTGGCGATGATTTGGGCGTGGGTATACGACGGGGAATACGGCATTTTCAACTATTTGCTCAGTCTGGTTGGAATTACAGGTCCAGATTGGCTAAACGATACGTCGTGGGCGCTCGTTGCCATGGTGATTGCGAGTCTGTGGGGGCAGGGCTCCATGGTATTGATTTTCCTGGCGGGGCTCAAAAGTATCCCGGAGAGCTTGTATGAAGCGGCTTCGATTGATGGGGCAGGGGCGGTGCAAAAGTTTTTCCGCATTACACTGCCGATGGTCAGCCCAACGATTTTGTTCAACCTGATTATGACGATCATTAGTGCGTTCCAGCAGCTGAGTCTAGCACTCTTGCTCACAGGAGGCGGACCGTTGCAGTCTACGTATTTCTATGCCATGTACGCGTATGACAACGCCTTCAAATACTTCAAGATGGGGTATGCTTCGGCGAACTCCTGGTTTATGTTTGTGATCATTC
- a CDS encoding ABC transporter substrate-binding protein produces MKKVASKWMAAGMALLLAVVAGCSQAQPAGSDGTSSNTGTTTPASSDKKETVTLRFATWDTDQMLKIQQDIAKQFEQKNPGVKVQVEAYADGFDQKLVAAFGAKNPPDVMYMWDFPTYHASLEPLDEYVKKDPSVAIDDFYQGLLNYNRFDGKLFGLPAGFSTRVVFYNKKLFNEANVPLPTDDWTWEDFKSAAKQLTVRDKKQYGFAVRSEPDTYDLQQFVWSNGSSFISPDGKTIEGYMNSKETAEALQIFSDLTKDKSALLVGGKNQQSGNDLFKAGKLAMYDNGVWSLESYKKANVDFGTVVMPQFPGKPGKGVIATSSVSIAKDSKNKELAWEFLKFFVSSDAIKMRTSDLPVRISVVQEKKLDQDPLYAPFYKTLEQSTDTPAFLLNPHWNEINRNLSAAVNAIMMGQNAEELLNKAVKDSQKFLK; encoded by the coding sequence GGTACGACAACGCCAGCGTCGTCTGATAAAAAGGAAACGGTTACATTGCGTTTCGCGACATGGGACACGGACCAAATGCTGAAGATCCAACAAGATATCGCGAAACAATTCGAACAGAAAAATCCGGGTGTGAAGGTACAAGTAGAGGCATATGCAGATGGTTTTGATCAGAAGCTGGTAGCGGCATTCGGAGCCAAAAACCCGCCCGATGTCATGTACATGTGGGATTTCCCCACGTACCACGCCTCACTCGAGCCATTGGATGAGTACGTAAAGAAGGACCCATCCGTGGCAATCGACGACTTTTACCAAGGCCTCCTAAACTATAATCGCTTCGATGGAAAATTGTTCGGTCTCCCGGCGGGCTTCTCGACACGGGTCGTCTTCTACAACAAAAAGCTGTTTAACGAAGCAAATGTACCACTTCCGACAGACGACTGGACGTGGGAGGATTTCAAATCGGCAGCCAAACAGCTAACCGTTCGCGACAAGAAGCAGTACGGCTTCGCGGTTCGTTCAGAGCCGGATACGTACGATTTGCAGCAGTTCGTGTGGAGTAACGGCAGCAGCTTCATCAGTCCTGATGGAAAAACAATCGAAGGCTACATGAACAGCAAGGAAACGGCAGAAGCCCTGCAAATTTTCAGTGATTTGACGAAAGACAAGAGCGCTTTGCTCGTTGGTGGCAAAAACCAGCAGAGCGGGAATGACTTGTTCAAAGCGGGCAAGCTCGCGATGTATGACAACGGCGTATGGTCGCTCGAGTCGTACAAGAAGGCGAATGTCGACTTTGGTACGGTCGTGATGCCGCAATTCCCTGGCAAGCCTGGTAAGGGTGTCATTGCAACCTCCTCTGTATCGATCGCCAAGGATTCCAAAAACAAAGAGCTTGCTTGGGAGTTTTTGAAGTTCTTCGTTTCCAGCGATGCGATCAAGATGCGTACATCTGATTTGCCTGTCCGTATTAGTGTCGTACAAGAGAAGAAGCTCGATCAGGACCCGCTCTACGCGCCGTTCTACAAGACATTGGAGCAATCGACTGACACGCCTGCCTTCCTGTTGAATCCGCATTGGAACGAAATCAACCGGAACCTTTCCGCAGCGGTCAATGCGATCATGATGGGACAAAACGCCGAGGAATTACTGAACAAGGCAGTCAAAGACTCCCAGAAATTCTTGAAATAA